The following nucleotide sequence is from Solanum dulcamara chromosome 7, daSolDulc1.2, whole genome shotgun sequence.
ATAAAATCTATACCAAATAATGCTACTCTTTAGCAGCTTCAACAGAAGGAGAAGGGAACTCAGATAGAAGGAAGATTGTATTGATTTTCAGAAAGCATAAGAAGCATGAACTTGTTAAAATGTCATCTATATATACACATCAATATTCCTAAGAACTAACTTCCTACTTCATCTGTAACTAACTCTCAATTCCGACTAACTAACTACTCTGCTAAGTATAGCTATGTAACTGATTTCTAACAACTTGCCGGCTGTTTAACTAACTTGCCAGTTGTGTAACTAACTAACAACTTCAAGTTATTCCTTTCTCAATAGCTATAACTCatctcattaaaaataaaagatattattaaatataaaatgtgatattcttttataaataaataaaaaaaaaagtatgtcGCATGATCCAAATATGTATCCAAAGAGTAAGCTATGCAGGTGTCCGACACCCGCATtcccaacaaaaaaataaagtcattCCCAAAGGCTCGAATCCATTTTCagtctttatatatatatatatatatatatggagtcAAAGTTTGACATTGTGCTCTTGCTAGATGGTCATCTTTTTCAACTGAACCTTATGCCGGGTGAGATTGTTAGAATAAGAAATAACTGGAAATACTAATAAATAATTGCTACTTTTGGATCCAATGGGAAGTAAAAATTGAAACAATGacctatgaatatttttgttgGTGAATCTGACGATCAGGATTCAATAGCAAAATAAAAAGAGGTACGTTTTTGGTTCCACAGAATCAAGGTGTCATGCAGAGGCTTACAATTATAAATTATGTCTGCGATAAATTGATCAAATGACAAAAACTTATACTAAAAgacataatattattatattatttggcCAATCtacatatttaaaaactaatagaaatcattaaaattatagagagaaaatCTTCTCATACACAAAATTCTTTAAACGGTTACATTGTGGATGCTATTGTGTTTTGATATGAGAATAGGGCATTCAATTTATAAAGTTCCAATCTTTTCCTCCAAGGAAATAATGACCAAATATGAGAGAGAGTTAAAAACAATTATGGTAATGCTTTGGCAAAACTAGAATATGATAAGAAAACCAAGGAAAAACCTTAACACGTGTCTAACAACACATATTCATTGACCAAATCATAAGTTAATCTTGTAAATTTGGATGATTCAACAAAATtagtaatttaaaatttgacGGTAGTAATCAATACTCAACAATTGGAACTCCAAGACAGTGGATTGTCAATGATCGCTATTTGCATGAAAATAACAGAATAGAGATGACGAGTCTTAACAAAACCTATATTGACATGGTCTGAATGGGCCTACGATATTATTTAGGCCTGAAATTCAGCAGGCCAGAGTTGAGGTCACAAACTGGTTCTGCAGCGTTGTCTGATGAATGGTTGAATCAAGGATTGATAACTTTCACACAACCATCTTTCTATGATCAGAAATCTAGATGCACACAACTAACCATCTTATGCAGTTTTTCATTGGACCAATTTCGTTCGTTAAAATTTGAAACTCCACCATAATAATGACTATTTCTCGAAACAGGATTGAAAAGTTGTTTCTACTTCGTACATCCACTAGAAGAGTGGACCTGGACGCTTGTCCAATCCAACCCTCTTGGGCTGTTCATATACTGAACTTAGTCCATAAAGAGGTCGAATGATAAATTGGCCCAAATATTGATCAAATTTATCAAGTAACTTGCATAGATGatctttttggataatgaaagGAAAGAAACGATATTGTTTTAGatgacaaagaaaagaaaacaaaaatggaAATTTGTACTAAGTAGTGAGTGAAAAATGAGATAACCCAAGATCTTCTTCAAGTCCAGAAGCACGTTTAAGCTTATTTTCATTGCGCTTGAGCAAATAATCGCTGTACAAGAATCCCTTATAATTTGGTTTCTGATCAATTTGCTTGGTGAAATAGGGAAGGGGTTCAAGCCATTTTTCACCTGATACGTTATAGAAGAACGAAAATGAATTTCTTGATCTACCATTAGGTCTCACCACCCTATGATTTGGACTCTTGTATTTGTCATTCGTCAGCACCTTCagcaaaaaattaaaatataaacatCATACgacaaaagtaaatatatatttctttgaTGTAATCATTTAATTCAGATTCGTAACATATAGGGTtcattgaagagtgttggaaaAAGTGTTGGGTCAGCTCCACCAATAAAGGGTGACTAGTTGCATGTAACTCGAGTTGTGGTTGTTGTAGATTAGTTTCCGCAAGGAGATTCAAACTCGAAACCTCTTGTTAAGAGTATAGAGATCACATCCATCTCATAAGTAATATTGTATTACTTATATAATATCGTAAGTAGAAAAAATaagagtaattttttttttacctgaAGAACAATCCCAATGTTGACCACAAGGGCACCTTTGTTGGGGGTTACTGGGATCCATTTACCATCCTTTTGAACTTCAAGCCCTCCAACTTCATCTTGTAATACAAATGTTATACATCCAACATCTCTATGTGAATTTATTCCTATTTTCCCTTTCTCTGTTGCTGGTAAATAATACAATGCTGTCAACACATCAGAATTTCTGTCATTGTTAAATTCTTGGAGAGTACTTGGAGGCAGACCCAAGGATTCACTAAGGATGCTCTCTAAAATTGCTCCGATCTTCACGAATTGATTGAATAAATCTCCCATTACTTCTCTGAAATATCGAATAAACATGAATTAACGAATTATCCTGTCAATGGCTATTCATTCAACCTGAGGGGCAAGTTTCCTTCTGTTTAT
It contains:
- the LOC129895527 gene encoding jasmonate-induced oxygenase 2-like isoform X2, with the protein product MNRALKLSKFFFECPVEEKMSCSPLPGAPFPAGYNRKPNPSYEFSEYLVMLQPGSNFNVFPANHPQLREVMGDLFNQFVKIGAILESILSESLGLPPSTLQEFNNDRNSDVLTALYYLPATEKGKIGINSHRDVGCITFVLQDEVGGLEVQKDGKWIPVTPNKGALVVNIGIVLQVLTNDKYKSPNHRVVRPNGRSRNSFSFFYNVSGEKWLEPLPYFTKQIDQKPNYKGFLYSDYLLKRNENKLKRASGLEEDLGLSHFSLTT
- the LOC129895527 gene encoding jasmonate-induced oxygenase 1-like isoform X1 — its product is MANSLMPIVDLSPFFLGDKDGERKAREVINEACCRYGFFQIVNHGVALDLMNRALKLSKFFFECPVEEKMSCSPLPGAPFPAGYNRKPNPSYEFSEYLVMLQPGSNFNVFPANHPQLREVMGDLFNQFVKIGAILESILSESLGLPPSTLQEFNNDRNSDVLTALYYLPATEKGKIGINSHRDVGCITFVLQDEVGGLEVQKDGKWIPVTPNKGALVVNIGIVLQVLTNDKYKSPNHRVVRPNGRSRNSFSFFYNVSGEKWLEPLPYFTKQIDQKPNYKGFLYSDYLLKRNENKLKRASGLEEDLGLSHFSLTT